The following proteins come from a genomic window of Campylobacter concisus:
- the sodB gene encoding superoxide dismutase [Fe] yields the protein MFELRKLPFDANSNAVVSAKTCEYHYGKHHATYVANLNNLIKDTKFANASFYEILTNSEGGLYNNVAQVYNHDFYWDCIAKKSEMSSELKAAIEANFANFKEEFLKAATTLFGSGWTWLVFDLSNKKLEIVQTSNAKTPVSDGKVPLLVVDVWEHAYYIDNFNARPKYLETFYENINWEFVSQAYEWALKEGLGSVEFYTKELHK from the coding sequence ATGTTTGAACTTAGAAAACTTCCATTTGATGCAAATAGCAATGCAGTAGTTAGCGCAAAAACCTGTGAATACCACTATGGCAAGCATCATGCAACTTACGTAGCAAATTTAAACAATCTTATAAAAGATACAAAATTTGCCAACGCATCTTTTTATGAAATTCTAACAAATAGCGAAGGTGGGCTTTATAACAATGTTGCTCAAGTTTACAACCACGACTTTTACTGGGACTGCATCGCTAAAAAAAGCGAGATGTCAAGCGAGTTAAAAGCTGCGATCGAAGCAAATTTTGCAAATTTCAAAGAGGAATTTTTAAAAGCAGCTACAACACTTTTTGGCTCAGGCTGGACGTGGCTTGTATTTGATCTAAGCAACAAAAAGCTAGAGATCGTACAAACTAGCAATGCAAAAACTCCAGTGAGTGACGGTAAAGTGCCGCTTCTAGTTGTTGACGTTTGGGAGCATGCTTACTACATCGACAACTTCAACGCTCGCCCAAAATACCTAGAGACATTTTATGAGAATATAAACTGGGAATTTGTAAGCCAAGCTTACGAGTGGGCGCTAAAAGAGGGTCTTGGCTCAGTTGAGTTTTACACAAAAGAGCTTCATAAATAA
- a CDS encoding TRAP transporter small permease produces MKSFFNVLDIAIASLNKTIAVVGLASGTLLAFANVMARYFFDKSWSWASELSNYLFIWSAFFAAAYGFNKGIHVSVTILVEKFPPALAKACLLFSHILTTVFLIFIAVYSIDYLKILHEIEQMIIDLGIPQWVPMLVLPIAFVTASYRSAEKAIKVALTPAAKVVSNEAHELAHGSVVKD; encoded by the coding sequence ATGAAGAGTTTTTTTAATGTCCTTGATATAGCGATAGCCTCACTAAATAAAACTATCGCAGTAGTTGGGCTCGCAAGTGGAACATTGCTAGCCTTTGCAAATGTTATGGCTAGATATTTTTTCGATAAAAGCTGGTCTTGGGCAAGCGAGCTATCAAACTATCTTTTTATCTGGTCGGCGTTTTTTGCCGCGGCATACGGCTTTAATAAGGGCATTCACGTCAGTGTAACTATTTTGGTGGAAAAATTTCCACCAGCGCTCGCGAAAGCATGCCTGCTCTTTTCACACATCTTAACAACTGTCTTTTTGATATTTATCGCAGTTTATTCGATTGATTATCTCAAAATTTTGCACGAGATCGAGCAGATGATAATAGACCTTGGCATACCTCAATGGGTCCCTATGCTAGTGCTTCCAATAGCCTTCGTCACAGCTAGCTACCGCTCTGCTGAAAAAGCTATCAAAGTAGCTCTAACTCCAGCAGCAAAGGTCGTAAGCAACGAAGCGCACGAGCTAGCTCATGGTAGCGTAGTCAAAGACTAA
- a CDS encoding DctP family TRAP transporter solute-binding subunit — protein sequence MKFLQALLFTCAISGLAFGADKVYTIKFAHVVAASTPKGKAADFFAKRAEELSGGKLKVQVFPSAQLLDDDRVFGALKLGNVQMAAPSFSKFTPIVPQFQLFDLPFIFKDAEHLHKVQDGEVGEELKGLVTKKGFVALDYWDAGFKHFSSSKKPVLVPEDAKGQKFRIQSSKVLEEQIKVVGGNPQVLPFSEVYSALQQGVVDATENPLSNFYNSKFHEVQSSLTLSSHGYLGYLVVMSDKFWSKLPDDLKANVKQALSEATAFEREETAKEDAHVIAELEKYIAASKKLEIYKIDDTQKAEWQKVMQSIYPKFYDVIGKDLIEKTLGTK from the coding sequence ATGAAATTCTTACAAGCTTTACTTTTCACTTGTGCCATCAGTGGCTTAGCATTTGGTGCAGACAAGGTCTATACGATCAAATTTGCTCACGTTGTTGCAGCTTCTACGCCAAAGGGCAAGGCGGCTGACTTTTTTGCTAAACGTGCCGAGGAGCTAAGTGGCGGTAAACTAAAAGTTCAAGTCTTCCCATCAGCTCAGCTACTTGATGATGATAGAGTTTTTGGTGCGCTAAAGCTTGGCAACGTCCAAATGGCAGCTCCTAGTTTTTCTAAATTTACACCTATCGTGCCGCAGTTTCAGCTATTTGACCTGCCTTTCATCTTTAAAGATGCAGAGCACCTTCATAAGGTCCAAGATGGAGAGGTCGGCGAGGAGCTAAAAGGCCTTGTGACTAAGAAGGGCTTTGTGGCGCTTGATTACTGGGATGCTGGATTTAAGCATTTTAGCTCAAGCAAAAAACCAGTTCTTGTGCCAGAAGATGCAAAAGGACAAAAATTTAGAATCCAAAGCTCAAAGGTACTTGAAGAACAGATCAAAGTAGTTGGTGGCAACCCACAAGTTCTGCCATTTTCAGAGGTTTACTCTGCACTTCAACAAGGCGTAGTTGATGCGACAGAAAACCCACTTTCAAATTTCTATAACTCAAAATTTCACGAAGTTCAAAGCTCGCTTACACTTTCAAGTCATGGATATTTGGGCTATTTAGTCGTTATGAGTGATAAATTTTGGAGCAAGCTACCAGATGATCTAAAAGCAAATGTAAAACAAGCTCTAAGCGAAGCAACAGCTTTCGAGAGAGAAGAGACAGCAAAAGAGGACGCTCACGTCATAGCTGAGCTTGAAAAATACATCGCTGCTAGTAAAAAACTAGAAATTTATAAGATAGATGATACACAAAAGGCTGAGTGGCAGAAGGTTATGCAATCAATCTATCCTAAATTTTATGATGTTATCGGTAAAGACCTCATAGAAAAGACTCTTGGGACAAAATAA